The Methanobrevibacter sp. genome segment TGATGCAAAAATTGAAGAAATTCAATCTGCAATTACTAAACAATGCAGTGAGGCTTAAAAATGAATACAAATATTAAAACTAGAGAATATACTACTGTATCCGAAGTCTCAGGTCCTTTAATGGTTGTTGAAGGAGTAGAAGGCGTTGGTTACAATGAAATTGTAGATATTGAAACACCTGCTGGTGAAAAAAGAAGTGGACAAGTTCTTGAAGTAAGTAAAGACGTTGCTGTTATTCAAGTTTTCGAAGGAACTAATGATTTAAACACTAAAGATACTAAAACCAGATTCACTGGTCAAACCGCTAAAATCGGTGTATCCAGAGATATGGTAGGACGTATTTTTAACGGTATTGGTAAACCTATTGACGGCGGACCAGAAATCATCCCTGATGAAGAATTGGATATTAACGGGGCTCCTATGAACCCTGCTTCTCGTGAATTCCCTGAAGAATTTATTCAAACTGGTATCTCTACCATTGACGGAATGAACACATTAGTAAGAGGACAAAAACTTCCTATTTTCTCAGGATCTGGTTTACCTCACAACGATTTGGCTGTACAAATTGCAAGACAAGCTAAAGTATTAGGTGCTGACGATGAATTCGCAGTAATTTTTGCAGCTATGGGTATTACAAACGAAGAAGCAAACTTCTTTATGAGGGACTTCGAACGTACTGGAGCTTTAGAAAAATTAACAGTATTCATGAACTTAGCTGACGATCCGGCTATTGAAAGAATCTTGACTCCAAAAATGGCTTTAACTACTGCCGAATATTACGCATTCACCTTAGGTATGCAAGTATTAGTTATCTTAACAGATATGACTAACTACTGTGAAGCTTTAAGGGAAATTTCCGCAGCAAGAGAAGAAGTACCTGGAAGAAGAGGTTATCCTGGTTACATGTATACTGACCTTGCTGGTATTTATGAGAGAGCTGGTCGTATCGACGGTAAAGAAGGTTCTATTACTCAAATGCCTATCTTAGTTATGCCTCAAGACGATATTACTCACCCAATTCCGGATTTAACCGGTTATATTACCGAAGGACAAATTGTATTAAGTAGGGAAATTTTCAGGAAAGGTATTTACCCTCCTGTAGACGTACTTCCTTCACTTTCTCGTTTGATGAGTGGTGGTATCGGTGGAGAAAAAACCAGAGATGACCACAGTGGTGTATCTGACCAACTTTATTCTGCATATGCAGAAGGTCGTGAATTAAGAGACTTGGTTGCGGTTGTAGGGGAAGAAGCACTTACTGACAGGGATCAAAAATTCTTAGAATTTGCTCAAGAATTTGAAGATCAGTTCATTACTCAAAGTAAAGATGAAGATAGGACTATCTTTGAAACCTTAGACCTTGGTTGGAATTTACTTAAAATCTTACCTAAATCCGAGCTCAAAAGAGTTAAAGAAGAATTTATTGAACAATACCTTCCAAAAGATGACTAATCTCATTACAGTAATGTAGGTGATTAAATGGCACAAGATATTATAGATGGAATTAATCCAACTCGTATGGAATTATTATCTCTTAAAAACAGAACTAAACTGGCTATTAAAGGGCATGGTTTACTTAAAGAGAAAAGAGATGCATTAATTAAAGAGTTTTTTGATATCTTGGATCGTGTCAAAGGTATTCGTGAAAATGCAGAACTCAGTCTTAAAGAAGCAAATGATGCTTTACTTGAAGCTCAAATTGCTATGGGTGATTTGGCTGTTAAAAAAGCAGCATTATCTGTTAAAGAATCTATTGATGTAGAAATTACATCAAGAAGTGTTATGGGTGTTGCTGTACCTGTAACCAATGTTAAAATGGAAGAAAATTCTCTTATTGATAGAGGTTACGGTTTTGCTGACACTACCATTCAATTAGACGAAGCTGCAAAGAAATTCGAGGAATCTCTTAAGTATTTAATCGAACTTGGTGAAATAGAAAAAACAATTTTCTTACTTGCTGAAGAAATCGAAGCTACTAAACGTAGAGTAAATGCTTTAGAACACATTATGATTCCTAGATTCCAAAATACTGAAAAGTATATTGATATGAGACTCCAAGAAATGGAAAGGGAAAACTTTGTAAGATTGAAAATGATTAGATCAACTATTGAGAAAAATGAAAAAGAAGCTGCTGCTTTAAAAAATGCAGACGCTTAACTTTTTCTCATAACTTTTCATTTTCTTTTAATTTTATTTATTTTTTTAATTAAAGCTTAAATTTTTATTAATTTCAAAAAACAGTTATTATTATTTAGTTATTGTAATATATTTCTTTTACTCGAAATTCTAGAAAATGGTGTTAAAATGAAAAGAAATCCAATTGACCAATATTTGAAAGACCCTGATAATAAGGCTAACGTATTTATTTGGATTACTCGTCTTATGGTGATTACTACTTTTATGATAACACTTGGGATAATATTATTCATATTATTTTTAGTTGGTGTTTTATAGCTTCTTCTTTTACTGTTTCACTTGACAATTCAACTTTTTCAAATAAATTTTTAAAATATCTGTCCTTATCGATTACTGTAAGCAGAGGCTCTGATTTTTCAGTAATTGATCCAATGTGGGGTAGGTCATAGATATTGTCCAAATCTATTTTTTGATATTTCATTCTTGTCGGTGAATAAATGATTTTTTTATAGGAATAATATTCAGGATAGGGGATTTCAATAATTTTGCCTTTACATGCATTGATATGTGCTTCAAGCATGTTTATTCCGAATGATTTTTCAACACATTCAAATGTTCCCTGTATTCTTGGATTGATCTCGATTACATACAGTCCTTTTTCATTAAGAATATAGTCAACTCCATTTGAACCGATTAATTTGAATTTTTGTATGAGTTTCTGTGAAGTTGTTTCCAGCTGCTTTGTTATTTCATCGGTATATTTTATGCCTGCCATTATTGATTTATTTGTTAAAGGCAGTATGTTTCCAACATATTTAAAAGAGCTGTTTTTTTCAAAATCATTTATTGTTAATAATCTTGAACTGGTTATTGTCTTTGCATCACTTTCGGTTGAAAGCACTGATGAACTTAAACTGATTCCATTAATGCATTCCTGTAAAATAAATTCTCCCTCATTAAATTGTAAATCTGCATTATTATTTAATAGATTTACATCATACCCTCCACTTCCTTGAAGGGGTTTTAAGATAAATTGAGTGTCAGGGTAATTATTATTTATTTCCCGTGCTTCACCTATATCACTTAACCTAAAAGTAACCGGTGTTGAAAATTCATCTTTTATATTCCTGTAAAATCTGAATTTGTCTTCGACATTTCCAACATCCTTATTTCCTAAAATTTTCTTTTGATGTTTTTTTGAAAAATCACTTGGCGAAACGCCGGATATGGGAATTATATTGTCAACTTCATCTAGGTAGTCATTTGATATTTCCAAAAGGGTTTGACTATTGAATTGACTATCAAAAACACCACAGCTTTCATCGCATTGCTCTTTTAGGACAATTTTTTGGTTTTTTATAGAGGGTGAGTCTGATGTTGAAAAATAGCTTGCAGAATAAATATCATAATTTAATTTTAAGGCACTATTAACCATACTTCTTGTGTTAATTCCAATAAGCAATAGTTTTTCCATAAAATATCCAAAAAAAGTTTTTATAATAGTCCCGAGCGGAGTCGAACCGCCGTCTCCGGGTCCAAAGCCTAGAAGGATTACCACTACCCTACGGGACTATATTGTATTGTACAACATTTAATATATTTTTATCATGTAGTATTTAAATTTATCGGTTATCTGATAAATTTTGATAAAATAAGCATTTGTCATGCCAAATACAATTACAACAAATTTCAGATACGCTTTCTTCAGTATTAAAAATTCCATCGACTTTTTCAAATAATTCTACAGAATTAAACTCTTTTGAGGAATCTAATTTTTTTAACACTTCATTATCCATATTGGTAATTATCTCATTTGTTTTGCTGTTCTGGCATAATCCGTCTTTAAGGTTCGGACACTTCCTGCAAATATCATCTGGAGTGTTGGTTAATAAGACGGTTGTTTTTTTAAGTTTTCTTTTGGAGTTAACATCAGCCATGTTTAAAGCAAAGTTTTCATCGTAGCCGTATCCCTGAAAACCTTTAAGGCATAATAGGTGATGTCCTCTTAAAATAAGTTTCATATTTCTCAAAAAAATAAATAAAATAAAAAAAGAAGGTTAAAAAACCTTTTAGTCTTTTGGTAAAAATACTTTGGAAACAGATGCCGCTCCTAATATTTTCACAATGTCTCCTACAATAAACGGTACAAGACCCATCATTAAAAGATCAACAATACCAATTGCTGTACCTTGGGTTAAATTAAACCATAATGCGAGACCTGCAAGTCCTGGGATGTAGATTAAAGCAAAATTTGCAATTCCAATAACAACTGCCATTTTTCTAAAACTACGTGATTCAGCATATTTTTCAGTTATCAATCCAATAAAGTATGCGGTAATGATAAATCCTATGAAGTATCCTCCGGTTGAACCTAATAATGCTTCAAGTCCTCCGGTCATTCCTCCAAACCAAGGAATAAATGCAACACCTAAGACAACATATAAAACTTGACTTAAACATCCATATCTTTTACCTAAAAATAAACCAGAACATAATACTGCAAATGTTTGTGCAGTTATAGGAACGGGAGTCCATGGTAGTGGAATAATGATTTGCGCCATTATACCAGTTAAACAAGCCATCATTAATGACATGAGCAACTTAGTTGCGGTACTAGCGTCCTGAATTCTTTCAAAAACATTTTTTCTAGTACTATAAAAATTATCCATATTAATATTCATTGTTGTTTCCTCCAATTTCCAAGTTTTTAAATAAAATGAGAATTTAAATTCTCATATTTCAATCAATAGTTATGATTTTGACATTGTGCGGTTTTTTAACTATGTTGACGGATTTGAATGCGACCAATTTTTTAATTCCTTTCTCGGATGCCACATCCACTAATCTTTGACTAATAACTCCGTCGAATATTACTGCATTGGCAGTGCCTTCTATGCCTTTGATTTCTTCATAGATGTTTTCCACTTCAACTTCTTTAGTCATATTTAATGCTTCGTCTAAGATTGCTCCAACACCTGTGCCTTCAAATTCTTTAAGCATATCTTTCATTAAGCTTACTTCATCATCTTCAATGACCGGTTCTTGAACAGCTTCATGGTTATTGTTGTTGTATCTTTGTTTTTTATTGTGTCTGCCATTTTTTCTGTGTTCTTTTTTATGATTGCTGTCATTGAGAATGTTGCTGGTAGCTAAGAATTGTGCAGTTGGGACCTTATCCCTAAGTGCAATTAAAACTTCGTCTTTTTCCAGATCTTCGACTTCTTTTCCTTTTGGAGCACGGGTAATAAAGTCGACGCTTCCAATTTGCAATAGTTCTTTTAATATGAGTTCTCCGCCTCTGTCACCATCAACAAATGCGGTTGTTGTTCTTTTTTTACTTAATTCGCCGATTGAATGAGGTACATTCACCCCTTCGACAGCTACGGTATTTTTAATGCCGTATTTGAGTAAGTTTAAAACATCGCTGCGACCTTCAACTACAATAATTGCGTCGGATGTGTGGATGCTAGGGCCGGCAGGAAGGCGGTCTTCACCATATTCAGAGATTTCATGAACTCTCATGGCTTCTCTGACTTCCTCAATCATTTTCATACTGGTAGGGCCAATGCTTTCAACCATGTTTTTATAAATTTCTTTAGCACGGTTAACAACTTGTTCTCTTTTGACGGCTCTTACATCTTCAACTTTAGTAGTTTGAATTTCCGCTTCACAAGGACCTACTCGATTTATTGTTTCAAGAGATGCTGCAAGAATGGCGGTTTCAACTCTATCCAAACTGGAAGGAATTACAATTTCTCCTTTTGCTCTTCCACCATTGGATTGGATGTTGACTTGAATCCTTCCAATCCTTCCGGTTCTTTGAAGTTCTCTTAAATCTAAATCATTACTAAGTAAACCTTCAGTTTGCCCAAATACTGCACCAACAACATCAGGTTTTTCTACAATTCCGTTAGCGTCAATTTGAGCGTGAATTAAATATTTTGTTGTAGTTAATTCTTCACCTTTTCCCATTTTTAAGCCTCCTAAGCTTATTAATCGGGATAATTTATGTAATTCTAAAAATTAAAATGATTTTTAATAGGTGAATTTGCATAAATTACACGATAAACATGTTCTTGTCTTAAAGACCTAACATACATTAAAAAGAGCTTCTACATTCATAGAGGATTGCTATTAAGGTTCTACTATTAATACTTTGTATTGATTGTTCATATACGGTTATATTCCTTAATAATTGTTTTCACTCCTCTTAGATAATATAATGATAAATTAATAATGATAAATGTAAATTAACTCAAATGTGTATGTAATAAATATTAAGTATTTATAAATACTATAATTATTATTTATTGGTAAAACTAATATATAAACTGTGTCATGTGTAATTTGATTAATCTAAATTGCATAAACAGTGATGAAATTTATGGTGAAGTCATGTCAATAAGTCCAAAAGATGTTTTAAATAAAAATAAAAATCTAAATAAGCGTGTAAGTATTGAAGAAATTAATTTAGATGATGTTACAATCGATGATTTAAAATTCAATGGTAAAAATTATGATAAATATATTAATTTATATTCCCTATTGGAGAACGTTTCAGCCTGCCAGGTCTCTGATGCATATAACGGAATATCTCACAGGTCAGGAACAGTTCAAAAAATAAAGTCCGTTAACAACAACAGGGTTTTCGGAAAAATTTTCACTGCACAAACAACAAGCGATGACTGGGGAACTTCTGCTTTGGCTATCGATGATGCTGACGAGGGGGATATTTTATTTTTTAAAGTTGATAGTGAAGATAAGGCCATTTGGGGAGAATTGGCTTCTACCTGTGCAAAAAATAATGGAATTAAAGCCACTGTAATTTATGGATCAGCCCGTGACTTGGATGCGCTGCTCTATATGGATTTCCCTGTTTTTGCTTCTAATCACTGTCCTAATGCAGGTTCTGCTTTGGGTTTGGGCAGTTTAAATGAACCAATCGAAATTGAAGGTGTTGAAATAAATCCTGGCGACTTTTTCATTGGTGATGAGAACGGAATTGTCGTAATTCCAAAAAAATTATTCGCAAAAACAATGGCTGCGACACTTGCAGTTAAGGTCAAAGAATCTAAAATCATAAAAGACATTGGTTCAGGCACAACTTTGTCACAAATAGTTGGTCTTAGAAACAAATAGAAAAACATTTAAATAGAATTTATATTTATATATAAATATATCGATAGATTTATATATTAGTTTTTTATTATAATATAAATGATACAGATTTGATTTTATGAAATTATTAGGTAAAAGTTTGCACATTGCAAGCTCTGGAAAATTAATAGCTCGAACTACTAAAACACCTTCACCGGGAGCTGTAGTATTTGATAGTAATAAAAAGAAAATAGGTAAGGTAAATTATATATTCGGAC includes the following:
- a CDS encoding V-type ATP synthase subunit B codes for the protein MNTNIKTREYTTVSEVSGPLMVVEGVEGVGYNEIVDIETPAGEKRSGQVLEVSKDVAVIQVFEGTNDLNTKDTKTRFTGQTAKIGVSRDMVGRIFNGIGKPIDGGPEIIPDEELDINGAPMNPASREFPEEFIQTGISTIDGMNTLVRGQKLPIFSGSGLPHNDLAVQIARQAKVLGADDEFAVIFAAMGITNEEANFFMRDFERTGALEKLTVFMNLADDPAIERILTPKMALTTAEYYAFTLGMQVLVILTDMTNYCEALREISAAREEVPGRRGYPGYMYTDLAGIYERAGRIDGKEGSITQMPILVMPQDDITHPIPDLTGYITEGQIVLSREIFRKGIYPPVDVLPSLSRLMSGGIGGEKTRDDHSGVSDQLYSAYAEGRELRDLVAVVGEEALTDRDQKFLEFAQEFEDQFITQSKDEDRTIFETLDLGWNLLKILPKSELKRVKEEFIEQYLPKDD
- a CDS encoding V-type ATP synthase subunit D, whose protein sequence is MAQDIIDGINPTRMELLSLKNRTKLAIKGHGLLKEKRDALIKEFFDILDRVKGIRENAELSLKEANDALLEAQIAMGDLAVKKAALSVKESIDVEITSRSVMGVAVPVTNVKMEENSLIDRGYGFADTTIQLDEAAKKFEESLKYLIELGEIEKTIFLLAEEIEATKRRVNALEHIMIPRFQNTEKYIDMRLQEMERENFVRLKMIRSTIEKNEKEAAALKNADA
- a CDS encoding ATP-grasp domain-containing protein, which translates into the protein MEKLLLIGINTRSMVNSALKLNYDIYSASYFSTSDSPSIKNQKIVLKEQCDESCGVFDSQFNSQTLLEISNDYLDEVDNIIPISGVSPSDFSKKHQKKILGNKDVGNVEDKFRFYRNIKDEFSTPVTFRLSDIGEAREINNNYPDTQFILKPLQGSGGYDVNLLNNNADLQFNEGEFILQECINGISLSSSVLSTESDAKTITSSRLLTINDFEKNSSFKYVGNILPLTNKSIMAGIKYTDEITKQLETTSQKLIQKFKLIGSNGVDYILNEKGLYVIEINPRIQGTFECVEKSFGINMLEAHINACKGKIIEIPYPEYYSYKKIIYSPTRMKYQKIDLDNIYDLPHIGSITEKSEPLLTVIDKDRYFKNLFEKVELSSETVKEEAIKHQLKII
- a CDS encoding DUF1284 domain-containing protein; translation: MKLILRGHHLLCLKGFQGYGYDENFALNMADVNSKRKLKKTTVLLTNTPDDICRKCPNLKDGLCQNSKTNEIITNMDNEVLKKLDSSKEFNSVELFEKVDGIFNTEESVSEICCNCIWHDKCLFYQNLSDNR
- a CDS encoding biotin transporter BioY, giving the protein MNMDNFYSTRKNVFERIQDASTATKLLMSLMMACLTGIMAQIIIPLPWTPVPITAQTFAVLCSGLFLGKRYGCLSQVLYVVLGVAFIPWFGGMTGGLEALLGSTGGYFIGFIITAYFIGLITEKYAESRSFRKMAVVIGIANFALIYIPGLAGLALWFNLTQGTAIGIVDLLMMGLVPFIVGDIVKILGAASVSKVFLPKD
- the dnaG gene encoding DNA primase DnaG encodes the protein MGKGEELTTTKYLIHAQIDANGIVEKPDVVGAVFGQTEGLLSNDLDLRELQRTGRIGRIQVNIQSNGGRAKGEIVIPSSLDRVETAILAASLETINRVGPCEAEIQTTKVEDVRAVKREQVVNRAKEIYKNMVESIGPTSMKMIEEVREAMRVHEISEYGEDRLPAGPSIHTSDAIIVVEGRSDVLNLLKYGIKNTVAVEGVNVPHSIGELSKKRTTTAFVDGDRGGELILKELLQIGSVDFITRAPKGKEVEDLEKDEVLIALRDKVPTAQFLATSNILNDSNHKKEHRKNGRHNKKQRYNNNNHEAVQEPVIEDDEVSLMKDMLKEFEGTGVGAILDEALNMTKEVEVENIYEEIKGIEGTANAVIFDGVISQRLVDVASEKGIKKLVAFKSVNIVKKPHNVKIITID
- a CDS encoding RraA family protein, coding for MSISPKDVLNKNKNLNKRVSIEEINLDDVTIDDLKFNGKNYDKYINLYSLLENVSACQVSDAYNGISHRSGTVQKIKSVNNNRVFGKIFTAQTTSDDWGTSALAIDDADEGDILFFKVDSEDKAIWGELASTCAKNNGIKATVIYGSARDLDALLYMDFPVFASNHCPNAGSALGLGSLNEPIEIEGVEINPGDFFIGDENGIVVIPKKLFAKTMAATLAVKVKESKIIKDIGSGTTLSQIVGLRNK